One genomic region from Streptomyces sp. NBC_01431 encodes:
- the lon gene encoding endopeptidase La, which yields MAAESTAYAAYTPMSLPVLPLDDEVVLPGMVVPLDLSDTEVRAAVEAAQADARAEAGKPQVLLVPRIDGTYAATGVLGTVEQVGRLSDGDPGALIRGRHRVRIGAGTTGPGAALWVEGTRVEEILADPLPGHVGELVKEYKALATNWLKKRGAWQVVDRVQQIEGVSALADNSGYSPFLTTAQKVELLETSDPVARLKLATEQLREHLAEQDVAESIAKDVQEGVDKQQREFLLRRQLDAVRKELRELNGEGGEEDESDDYRARVEAADLPEKVREAALKEVDKLERASDQSPEGSWIRTWLDTVLELPWNETTEDVYDIRGARAILDAEHAGLADVKERITEYLAVRKRRADRGLGVVGGRRGGAVLALVGPPGVGKTSLGESVAHAMGRKFVRVALGGVRDEAEIRGHRRTYVGALPGRIVRAIKEAGSMNPVVLLDEIDKVGSDFRGDPAAALLEVLDPAQNHTFRDHYLEVELDLSDVVFLATANVLEAIPEALLDRMELVRLDGYTEDEKVVIARDHLLPRQLERAGLESGEVVLEDASLRKLAGEYTREAGVRNLERSIARLLRKVAAQHELGDQELPFTIAPDHLRKLIGRPHHVPESAQDPAERRTAVPGVATGLAVTGAGGDVLFVEASLADPETGAAGLNLTGQLGDVMKESAQIALSFLRSHGAELELPVGDLKDRGVHVHFPAGAVPKDGPSAGITLVTALSSLLSGRLVRTDVAMTGEVSLTGRVLPIGGLKQKLLAAHRAGITTVVIPKRNEADLDDVPAEVLEKLEVHPVTDVRQVLEIALAPAEVVVAAAA from the coding sequence ATGGCTGCTGAATCCACGGCGTACGCGGCGTACACACCGATGAGCCTGCCCGTGCTGCCGCTCGACGACGAGGTCGTGCTGCCCGGCATGGTGGTGCCGCTCGACCTGTCCGACACCGAGGTGCGGGCCGCCGTCGAGGCCGCCCAGGCCGATGCGCGCGCGGAGGCGGGGAAGCCGCAGGTGCTGCTCGTGCCGCGGATCGACGGAACGTACGCCGCGACCGGTGTGCTCGGGACCGTCGAGCAGGTCGGACGGCTGTCCGACGGGGACCCGGGCGCCCTCATCCGGGGCCGGCATCGCGTGCGGATCGGCGCCGGGACCACCGGGCCGGGCGCCGCGCTCTGGGTGGAGGGCACCCGTGTCGAGGAGATCCTCGCCGACCCGCTGCCCGGACACGTCGGCGAACTCGTCAAGGAATACAAGGCACTCGCCACCAACTGGCTCAAGAAGCGCGGGGCCTGGCAGGTCGTCGACCGGGTGCAGCAGATCGAGGGCGTGTCCGCGCTCGCCGACAACTCCGGCTACTCGCCGTTCCTGACGACCGCCCAGAAGGTCGAGCTCCTGGAGACGAGCGACCCGGTGGCCCGCCTCAAGCTCGCCACCGAGCAGCTGCGCGAGCACCTCGCCGAACAGGACGTCGCCGAGTCCATCGCCAAGGACGTCCAGGAAGGCGTGGACAAGCAGCAGCGCGAGTTCCTGCTGCGCCGCCAGCTCGACGCCGTGCGCAAGGAGCTGCGCGAGCTCAACGGCGAGGGCGGCGAGGAGGACGAGAGCGACGACTACCGCGCCCGCGTCGAGGCCGCCGACCTCCCCGAGAAGGTCCGGGAGGCCGCCCTCAAGGAAGTCGACAAGCTGGAGCGCGCCAGCGACCAGTCGCCGGAGGGCTCCTGGATCAGGACCTGGCTCGACACCGTGCTCGAACTGCCGTGGAACGAGACCACCGAGGACGTGTACGACATCCGGGGCGCACGGGCGATCCTCGACGCCGAGCACGCGGGCCTCGCCGATGTGAAGGAGCGCATCACCGAATACCTGGCGGTGCGCAAGCGGCGCGCGGACCGGGGCCTCGGGGTCGTCGGCGGCCGCCGCGGCGGCGCGGTGCTCGCGCTCGTCGGCCCGCCCGGCGTCGGCAAGACCTCGCTCGGTGAGTCGGTGGCCCACGCGATGGGCCGCAAGTTCGTGCGCGTCGCGCTCGGCGGTGTACGGGACGAGGCCGAGATCCGCGGCCACCGGCGCACCTACGTCGGCGCGCTGCCCGGCCGGATCGTGCGGGCCATCAAGGAGGCCGGGTCGATGAACCCGGTGGTGCTGCTCGACGAGATCGACAAGGTGGGCTCCGACTTCCGGGGCGACCCCGCGGCTGCCCTCCTCGAAGTCCTCGACCCGGCGCAGAACCACACCTTCCGCGACCACTACCTGGAGGTCGAGCTCGATCTGAGCGATGTCGTCTTCCTCGCCACCGCCAACGTCCTCGAAGCCATCCCCGAGGCGCTGCTCGACCGCATGGAACTGGTCAGGCTCGACGGCTACACCGAGGACGAGAAGGTCGTCATCGCCCGGGACCACCTGCTGCCGCGCCAGCTGGAGCGGGCCGGTCTCGAGTCCGGCGAGGTCGTCCTTGAGGACGCCTCGCTGCGCAAGCTCGCGGGGGAGTACACGCGGGAGGCGGGCGTGCGGAACCTGGAGCGTTCCATCGCCCGGCTGCTGCGCAAGGTGGCCGCGCAGCACGAGCTGGGCGACCAGGAGCTGCCGTTCACCATCGCTCCCGACCATCTGCGCAAGCTGATCGGCCGCCCGCACCACGTGCCCGAGTCCGCCCAGGACCCGGCCGAGCGGCGCACCGCGGTGCCCGGCGTGGCCACCGGCCTCGCCGTCACCGGCGCCGGCGGCGACGTCCTGTTCGTGGAGGCCTCACTCGCCGACCCGGAGACGGGTGCGGCGGGCCTGAACCTCACCGGCCAGCTCGGTGACGTGATGAAGGAGTCCGCCCAGATCGCGCTGAGCTTCCTGCGCTCGCACGGGGCCGAACTGGAGCTTCCGGTGGGCGACTTGAAGGACCGGGGCGTACACGTCCACTTCCCGGCGGGCGCGGTCCCCAAGGACGGCCCGAGCGCGGGCATCACCCTGGTCACCGCGCTGTCCTCGCTCCTTTCCGGGCGGCTGGTCCGCACGGACGTGGCGATGACCGGTGAGGTGTCCCTGACGGGGCGGGTGCTGCCGATCGGCGGCCTGAAGCAGAAGCTGCTCGCGGCGCACCGGGCCGGGATCACGACCGTCGTGATCCCCAAGCGCAACGAGGCGGACCTGGACGACGTCCCGGCGGAGGTGCTGGAGAAGCTGGAGGTGCACCCGGTGACGGATGTCCGGCAGGTGCTGGAGATCGCGCTGGCCCCGGCGGAGGTCGTGGTGGCGGCGGCCGCGTAG
- a CDS encoding GNAT family N-acetyltransferase produces MTATVTDESTVGTLVRSWIDGWIVSRGTSDPADRPWGWTIDAGHVNHVSRHVLPAPAEADVRALVAATSAPGTWLKLFADDDTVRPWVGEGWHFDKPGYLMTVPLAAERPAIPAGYTLTSWTRGGVTRILVRTAEGHFAARGQVAATGPTAVADQIETDPGHQRRGLGSLVMRTLQNTAYEAGATTGVLVGTPEGRSLYTSLGWRTHSPMASLYFKPTPA; encoded by the coding sequence ATGACGGCGACAGTGACGGACGAGTCCACGGTCGGCACGCTCGTACGGTCCTGGATCGACGGCTGGATCGTGTCGCGGGGGACCTCGGACCCGGCCGACCGGCCCTGGGGCTGGACGATCGACGCCGGACACGTCAACCACGTGTCGCGCCATGTGCTTCCCGCCCCCGCCGAGGCCGACGTCCGCGCGCTCGTCGCCGCGACGAGCGCGCCCGGCACCTGGCTGAAGCTGTTCGCCGACGACGACACGGTGCGGCCCTGGGTGGGCGAGGGCTGGCACTTCGACAAGCCCGGCTACCTGATGACGGTCCCGCTCGCCGCCGAACGGCCCGCGATCCCCGCCGGGTACACCCTCACGTCGTGGACCCGGGGCGGCGTCACCCGGATCCTGGTCCGCACCGCCGAGGGCCACTTCGCGGCGCGCGGCCAGGTCGCCGCGACCGGCCCGACGGCGGTCGCCGACCAGATCGAGACCGACCCGGGACACCAGCGCCGCGGCCTGGGCAGCCTGGTGATGCGAACCCTCCAGAACACGGCGTACGAAGCGGGCGCCACCACCGGCGTCCTGGTGGGCACCCCCGAGGGCCGCTCCCTGTACACGTCCCTGGGCTGGCGCACCCACTCACCGATGGCGAGCCTGTACTTCAAGCCGACACCGGCCTGA
- a CDS encoding rhomboid-like protein, with protein MHPLESADPAAESVDLAAPGLLGAIPPPRTVAEPAASPVPGPRTGLARVRDLLPSPASTPFAFGYALLLLATSMYTEYGDPHTVDALLQGSSTDVAHLSAAPVPTLLASALWIAGGIASPYALVFVFVLAALERRIGGWRTAGVFLLGHVVATLATELPVAVAVLAGHLPQSSLHRLDYGISFGLMATVGALTGLLTPLVRWAALGVVGVLLVQDLVELVEPLAAWGHPVALLVGVACWPAVRRVGARTATPRPAASGSAI; from the coding sequence GTGCACCCGCTCGAATCAGCCGACCCCGCCGCCGAATCCGTGGACCTCGCCGCCCCCGGCCTCCTCGGCGCGATACCGCCGCCGCGGACCGTCGCCGAGCCCGCGGCGAGCCCGGTCCCCGGACCGCGGACCGGGCTCGCCCGGGTCCGGGACCTGCTGCCCTCGCCCGCGTCCACGCCGTTCGCCTTCGGCTACGCCCTGCTGCTCCTGGCGACCTCGATGTACACCGAGTACGGCGACCCGCACACCGTGGACGCCCTGCTCCAGGGGTCGAGCACCGATGTGGCCCACCTGTCGGCCGCGCCGGTCCCCACCCTGCTCGCGAGCGCGCTGTGGATCGCCGGGGGTATCGCGTCCCCGTACGCGCTCGTCTTCGTCTTCGTGCTCGCCGCGCTGGAGCGCCGCATCGGCGGCTGGCGCACGGCGGGCGTCTTCCTGCTCGGCCACGTCGTGGCGACCCTGGCCACCGAGCTCCCGGTCGCTGTGGCGGTGCTCGCCGGGCACCTGCCCCAGAGCTCGCTGCACCGCCTGGACTACGGCATCAGCTTCGGCCTGATGGCGACCGTGGGCGCGCTCACCGGCCTGCTCACCCCGCTCGTGCGCTGGGCGGCGCTCGGTGTGGTGGGGGTGCTGCTGGTCCAGGACCTCGTGGAACTGGTGGAGCCGCTCGCCGCGTGGGGTCATCCGGTGGCCCTGCTGGTGGGCGTGGCGTGCTGGCCGGCGGTGCGCAGGGTCGGCGCGCGGACCGCAACGCCCCGCCCGGCAGCGTCCGGCTCCGCGATATAG
- a CDS encoding spermidine synthase gives MDDIATLDRRQGPHGEVVLRQRGAHFEIIANGCFLMDTSDGRSERLLIDAAYDTLAAATARPSLLIGGLGVGFSLAHAARDARWGQIAVLEREQAIIDWHRGGPLGAISGPALADSRTRIIHADLVDYVRTAQDTYDALCLDIDNGPDWTVTEGNSGLYSPAGLAHCVRRLNPGGVLAVWSAQPSPAFERTLRYAGFTGVHTEEIRVARGVPDVVHLGVRPA, from the coding sequence ATGGACGACATCGCCACCCTCGACCGGCGCCAGGGACCGCACGGGGAAGTCGTGCTGCGGCAGCGCGGAGCGCACTTCGAGATCATCGCCAACGGGTGCTTCCTGATGGACACTTCGGACGGCCGTTCGGAACGCCTCCTCATCGATGCGGCGTACGACACACTTGCGGCCGCCACCGCTCGGCCCTCCCTCCTCATCGGCGGACTCGGCGTCGGCTTCTCGCTCGCCCACGCCGCACGGGACGCCCGCTGGGGCCAAATCGCCGTACTGGAGAGGGAACAAGCCATCATCGACTGGCACCGCGGGGGTCCGCTCGGCGCCATCTCGGGCCCGGCTCTGGCCGATTCCCGTACCCGGATCATCCACGCCGATCTGGTCGATTACGTACGTACCGCGCAGGACACCTACGACGCGCTCTGCCTCGACATCGACAACGGACCCGACTGGACGGTCACGGAGGGCAACAGCGGGCTCTACTCACCGGCCGGACTCGCCCACTGCGTACGGCGGTTGAACCCGGGCGGGGTGCTCGCCGTCTGGTCCGCGCAGCCGTCCCCGGCCTTCGAGCGGACTCTCCGGTATGCCGGATTCACCGGGGTACATACCGAAGAGATCCGAGTTGCCCGGGGCGTCCCTGACGTGGTCCATCTCGGCGTTCGCCCTGCGTAG
- a CDS encoding response regulator transcription factor — protein MEQTHTGHNGVAATPGAQRRVLVVEDDTTIVDAIAARLRAEGFQVQTAVDGPAAVDTAEAWQPDLMVLDIMLPGFDGLEVCRRVQARRPVPVLMLTARDDETDMLVGLGVGADDYMTKPFSMRELAARVHVLLRRVERAALAAATPRTGILRLGELEIDHAQRRVRVRGEDVHLTPTEFDLLSCLANTPRAVLSREQLLAEVWDWADASGTRTVDSHIKALRRKIGAERIRTVHGVGYALETPAP, from the coding sequence ATGGAGCAGACACACACCGGGCACAACGGCGTCGCGGCGACCCCGGGCGCCCAGCGCAGGGTGCTGGTCGTCGAGGACGACACGACGATCGTCGACGCCATCGCGGCCCGTCTGCGGGCCGAGGGCTTCCAGGTGCAGACGGCCGTCGACGGCCCCGCCGCCGTCGACACGGCGGAGGCCTGGCAACCGGACCTGATGGTCCTCGACATCATGCTGCCCGGCTTCGACGGGCTTGAGGTCTGCCGCCGGGTCCAGGCCCGCCGGCCGGTGCCGGTCCTCATGCTGACCGCCCGCGACGACGAGACGGACATGCTGGTCGGGCTCGGCGTCGGCGCGGACGACTACATGACCAAGCCGTTCTCGATGCGCGAGCTCGCGGCCCGGGTGCACGTTCTGCTGCGCCGGGTGGAGCGCGCGGCCCTGGCCGCCGCCACCCCGCGCACCGGCATACTGCGCCTGGGCGAGCTGGAGATCGACCACGCCCAGCGCCGGGTGCGGGTGCGCGGCGAGGACGTCCACCTGACGCCGACCGAGTTCGACCTGCTGAGCTGCCTGGCGAACACGCCGCGCGCCGTGCTCTCCCGCGAGCAGCTGCTCGCCGAGGTGTGGGACTGGGCCGACGCGTCCGGAACCCGCACCGTGGACAGCCACATCAAGGCGCTGCGCCGGAAGATCGGGGCCGAGCGCATCCGTACCGTCCACGGCGTCGGGTACGCCCTGGAGACCCCGGCGCCATGA
- a CDS encoding HAMP domain-containing sensor histidine kinase, whose amino-acid sequence MSRAGDRARQLRGSGERPGWDEPAGRYAFARVRRGLGGRVRAGLRSVSISIKTKLGSLVVVSVFITTGLLMVALQTRTEVRFITVFSVIATLLITQFVAHGLTAPLDEMNTVARAISHGDYTRRVRGADRRDELGDLAGTINRMADDLEAVDRHRKELVANVSHELRTPIAALRAVLENVVDGVSAADPETMRTALKQTERLGRLVETLLDLSRLDNGVVTLRAHRFEVWPYLSGVLKEANLAAAQRRLSSGSGNHQRADVHLHLDVSPPELTAYADAERLHQVVANLIDNAVKHSPPHGRVTVRARRGPQPESLDLEVLDEGPGIPQSEWHRVFERFNRGTAAAPHGPGSDGGTGLGLAIARWAVDLHGGRIGVAESTRGCRIQVTLPGIGRQQN is encoded by the coding sequence ATGAGCCGGGCCGGAGACCGGGCCCGCCAGCTGCGCGGCAGCGGCGAGCGGCCCGGCTGGGACGAGCCGGCCGGGCGGTACGCCTTCGCCCGGGTGCGGCGCGGGCTCGGCGGCCGGGTCAGGGCCGGTCTGCGGTCGGTCTCGATATCGATCAAGACCAAGCTCGGCTCGCTGGTCGTGGTCTCCGTCTTCATCACCACCGGGCTGCTCATGGTGGCCCTCCAGACCCGCACCGAGGTGCGCTTCATCACCGTGTTCTCGGTGATAGCGACCCTGCTGATCACCCAGTTCGTCGCCCACGGCCTCACCGCCCCGCTGGACGAGATGAACACCGTCGCCCGCGCCATCTCGCACGGCGACTACACGCGCCGGGTGCGCGGCGCCGACCGCCGCGACGAGCTCGGAGACCTCGCGGGCACCATCAACCGCATGGCCGACGATCTGGAGGCCGTGGACCGCCACCGCAAGGAACTCGTGGCGAATGTCTCGCACGAGCTGCGCACCCCCATCGCGGCGCTGCGCGCGGTCCTGGAGAACGTGGTGGACGGCGTCTCGGCCGCCGACCCCGAGACCATGCGCACGGCCCTCAAACAGACCGAGCGCCTGGGCCGCCTGGTGGAGACCCTGCTCGACCTGTCCCGCCTGGACAACGGCGTCGTCACGCTCCGCGCCCACCGGTTCGAGGTGTGGCCCTATCTGTCGGGCGTCCTCAAGGAGGCCAATCTGGCGGCCGCCCAGCGCCGGCTGTCGTCCGGCTCGGGCAACCACCAGCGCGCCGACGTCCACCTCCACCTGGACGTGTCGCCGCCCGAGCTGACCGCGTACGCGGACGCGGAGCGGCTGCACCAGGTCGTCGCCAACCTCATCGACAACGCCGTCAAGCACTCACCGCCGCACGGCCGCGTGACGGTACGGGCCCGGCGCGGCCCTCAGCCCGAGTCGCTCGACCTGGAGGTCCTCGACGAGGGGCCCGGCATTCCGCAGTCGGAGTGGCACCGCGTCTTCGAGCGCTTCAACCGGGGCACGGCGGCCGCTCCGCACGGTCCGGGCAGCGACGGCGGCACGGGACTCGGCCTCGCGATCGCGCGCTGGGCGGTGGATCTTCACGGTGGCCGGATCGGCGTGGCCGAATCCACCCGGGGCTGCCGGATCCAGGTCACCCTCCCGGGCATCGGACGCCAGCAAAATTGA
- a CDS encoding multifunctional oxoglutarate decarboxylase/oxoglutarate dehydrogenase thiamine pyrophosphate-binding subunit/dihydrolipoyllysine-residue succinyltransferase subunit has protein sequence MSSQSPSNSSVSTDQDGQGKNPAAGFGANEWLVDEIYQQYLQDPNSVDRAWWDFFADYKPGASGTADKPVQGAPAAAAGAAAAAPAAAAPAAPATPAPATPAPAAAAPQAAAPAPAAAPAPAPAKPAAAAAPAKPAAKAAPKASDATEAPAGPEYVTLRGPAAAVAKNMNASLEMPTATSVRAVPVKLLFDNRIVINNHLKRARGGKVSFTHLIGYAMVQAIKAMPSMNYAFVEKDGKPTLVKPEHVNFGLAIDLVKPNGDRQLVVAGIKKAETLNFFEFWQAYEDIVRRARNNKLTMDDFTGVTVSLTNPGGLGTVHSVPRLMPGQSVIMGVGSMDYPAEFQGTSQDTLNKLGISKVMTLTSTYDHRVIQGAASGEFLRIVANLLLGDSGFYDDIFEALRIPYEPVRWLKDIDASHDDDVTKAARVFELIHSYRVRGHVMADTDPLEYRQRKHPDLDITEHGLTLWDLEREFAVGGFAGKGLMKLRDVLGVLRDSYCRTTGIEFMHIQDPKQRKWIQDRVERSHSKPEREEQLRILRRLNAAEAFETFLQTKYVGQKRFSLEGGESVIPLLDAVIDSAAEARLDEVVIGMAHRGRLNVLANIVGKSYAQIFREFEGNLDPKSMHGSGDVKYHLGASGTFTGLDGEQIKVSLVANPSHLEAVDPVLEGVARAKQDVINKGGTDFTVLPVALHGDAAFAGQGVVAETLNMSQLRGYRTGGTVHIVINNQVGFTAAPESSRSSMYATDVARMIEAPIIHVNGDDPEAVVRVARLAFEFRQTFNKDVVIDLICYRRRGHNEGDNPQFTNPQMYNLIDKKRSVRKLYTESLIGRGDITLEEAEQALQDFQGQLEKVFAEVREATSAPGEIHSSDPQAEFPVAVSTAVSQEAVKRIAESQVNIPERITVHPRLMPQMQRRAASVEDGSIDWGMGETLAIGSLLMEGVPVRLSGQDTRRGTFGQRHAVLVDQVTGEDYTPLLYLSEDQARYNVYDSLLSEYAAMGFEYGYSLARPESLVMWEAQFGDFVNGAQTVVDEFISSAEQKWGQTSGVTLLLPHGYEGQGPDHSSARPERFLQMCAQNNMTVAMPTLPSNYFHLLRWQVHNPHHKPLIVFTPKSMLRLKAAASKAEEFTNGGFRPVIGDEHVDPNAVRKVVFCAGKVYYDLAAERDKRGATDAAAANTAIIRIERLYPLPGAELQAEIAKFPNAEKYLWAQEEPANQGAWPFIALNLIDHLDLAVGADVPHGERLRRISRPHGSSPAVGSKKRHEQEQEQLVNEVFEA, from the coding sequence GTGTCGTCTCAGTCCCCCAGTAATTCGAGCGTCTCGACCGACCAAGACGGGCAGGGCAAGAACCCTGCGGCCGGCTTTGGTGCCAATGAGTGGCTTGTCGACGAGATCTATCAGCAGTACCTCCAGGACCCCAATTCGGTCGACCGTGCCTGGTGGGACTTCTTCGCCGACTACAAGCCGGGCGCCTCCGGCACGGCGGACAAGCCTGTGCAGGGTGCTCCCGCCGCAGCCGCGGGGGCTGCGGCAGCCGCGCCTGCGGCCGCTGCCCCGGCCGCGCCCGCCACCCCGGCCCCGGCCACCCCGGCGCCCGCCGCCGCGGCCCCCCAGGCCGCCGCTCCGGCTCCCGCCGCGGCTCCGGCTCCGGCTCCGGCGAAGCCCGCGGCTGCTGCCGCGCCCGCCAAGCCCGCGGCCAAGGCCGCCCCCAAGGCGTCCGACGCCACGGAGGCTCCCGCCGGTCCCGAGTACGTGACGCTGCGCGGCCCCGCCGCCGCGGTCGCCAAGAACATGAACGCCTCGCTGGAGATGCCGACGGCCACGTCCGTCCGCGCCGTCCCGGTGAAGCTCCTGTTCGACAACCGCATCGTCATCAACAACCACCTCAAGCGCGCCCGGGGCGGGAAGGTCTCCTTCACGCACCTCATCGGGTACGCGATGGTGCAGGCCATCAAGGCCATGCCGTCGATGAACTACGCGTTCGTCGAGAAGGACGGCAAGCCGACGCTGGTCAAGCCGGAGCACGTGAACTTCGGTCTGGCCATCGACCTGGTGAAGCCCAACGGCGACCGCCAGCTCGTCGTCGCCGGCATCAAGAAGGCCGAGACGCTCAACTTCTTCGAGTTCTGGCAGGCGTACGAGGACATCGTCCGCCGTGCCCGCAACAACAAGCTGACGATGGACGACTTCACCGGCGTCACCGTCTCGCTGACCAACCCGGGCGGCCTCGGCACCGTGCACTCGGTCCCGCGCCTGATGCCCGGACAGTCGGTCATCATGGGCGTCGGCTCGATGGACTACCCGGCCGAGTTCCAGGGCACCTCCCAGGACACCCTGAACAAGCTGGGCATCTCGAAGGTGATGACCCTCACCTCGACGTACGACCACCGGGTCATCCAGGGCGCCGCCTCCGGCGAGTTCCTGCGCATCGTCGCCAACCTGCTGCTCGGCGACAGCGGCTTCTACGACGACATCTTCGAGGCGCTGCGCATCCCCTACGAGCCGGTCCGCTGGCTCAAGGACATCGACGCCTCGCACGACGACGACGTCACCAAGGCCGCCCGGGTCTTCGAGCTGATCCACTCCTACCGGGTCCGCGGCCACGTCATGGCCGACACCGACCCGCTGGAGTACCGCCAGCGCAAGCACCCCGACCTGGACATCACCGAGCACGGCCTCACCCTGTGGGACCTGGAGCGGGAGTTCGCGGTCGGCGGGTTCGCCGGCAAGGGCCTGATGAAGCTGCGCGACGTCCTGGGCGTCCTGCGCGACTCGTACTGCCGCACCACCGGCATCGAGTTCATGCACATCCAGGACCCCAAGCAGCGCAAGTGGATCCAGGACCGCGTCGAGCGCTCGCACTCCAAGCCGGAGCGCGAGGAGCAGCTGCGCATCCTGCGCCGCCTGAACGCGGCCGAGGCGTTCGAGACCTTCCTGCAGACGAAGTACGTCGGCCAGAAGCGGTTCTCGCTGGAGGGCGGGGAGTCCGTGATCCCGCTGCTCGACGCGGTGATCGACTCCGCGGCCGAGGCGCGTCTTGACGAGGTCGTCATCGGCATGGCCCACCGCGGCCGCCTGAACGTGCTCGCCAACATCGTCGGCAAGTCGTACGCGCAGATCTTCCGCGAGTTCGAGGGCAACCTCGACCCGAAGTCGATGCACGGCTCCGGCGACGTGAAGTACCACCTGGGCGCCTCGGGCACCTTCACGGGCCTGGACGGCGAGCAGATCAAGGTCTCCCTCGTCGCGAACCCCTCGCACCTGGAGGCGGTCGACCCGGTCCTGGAGGGTGTCGCCCGCGCCAAGCAGGACGTCATCAACAAGGGCGGCACGGACTTCACGGTCCTGCCGGTCGCCCTGCACGGTGACGCGGCCTTCGCGGGCCAGGGCGTGGTCGCCGAGACGCTGAACATGTCCCAGCTGCGCGGCTACCGCACCGGCGGCACCGTCCACATCGTGATCAACAACCAGGTCGGCTTCACCGCCGCCCCGGAGTCGTCGCGCTCGTCCATGTACGCCACCGACGTGGCCCGCATGATCGAGGCGCCGATCATCCACGTGAACGGCGACGACCCCGAGGCCGTGGTCCGCGTCGCGCGGCTTGCCTTCGAGTTCCGCCAGACGTTCAACAAGGACGTCGTGATCGACCTCATCTGCTACCGCCGCCGCGGTCACAACGAGGGCGACAACCCGCAGTTCACCAACCCGCAGATGTACAACCTGATCGACAAGAAGCGCTCGGTGCGCAAGCTGTACACCGAGTCGCTCATCGGTCGCGGCGACATCACCCTGGAAGAGGCCGAGCAGGCGCTTCAGGACTTCCAGGGCCAGCTGGAGAAGGTGTTCGCGGAGGTCCGCGAGGCCACTTCGGCGCCGGGCGAGATCCACTCGTCCGACCCGCAGGCCGAGTTCCCGGTCGCGGTCTCCACGGCGGTCTCTCAGGAGGCCGTCAAGCGCATCGCCGAGTCGCAGGTGAACATCCCCGAGCGGATCACCGTCCACCCGCGTCTGATGCCGCAGATGCAGCGCCGCGCGGCTTCGGTCGAGGACGGCTCGATCGACTGGGGCATGGGCGAGACCCTCGCCATCGGCTCGCTGCTGATGGAGGGCGTCCCGGTCCGGCTGTCCGGCCAGGACACCCGGCGCGGCACGTTCGGTCAGCGCCACGCGGTCCTGGTCGACCAGGTCACCGGCGAGGACTACACGCCGCTCCTGTACCTCTCCGAGGACCAGGCGCGCTACAACGTCTACGACTCGCTGCTCTCCGAGTACGCGGCGATGGGCTTCGAGTACGGCTACTCGCTGGCCCGTCCCGAGTCGCTGGTGATGTGGGAGGCGCAGTTCGGCGACTTCGTCAACGGCGCCCAGACGGTCGTGGACGAGTTCATCTCCTCGGCCGAGCAGAAGTGGGGCCAGACCTCGGGCGTCACCCTGCTCCTGCCGCACGGCTACGAGGGCCAGGGCCCGGACCACTCGTCCGCCCGCCCGGAGCGCTTCCTCCAGATGTGCGCGCAGAACAACATGACGGTCGCGATGCCGACGCTCCCGTCGAACTACTTCCACCTGCTGCGCTGGCAGGTCCACAACCCGCACCACAAGCCGCTGATCGTCTTCACGCCGAAGTCGATGCTGCGTCTGAAGGCGGCGGCGTCGAAGGCCGAGGAGTTCACCAACGGCGGCTTCCGCCCGGTGATCGGCGACGAGCACGTGGACCCGAACGCGGTGCGCAAGGTCGTCTTCTGCGCGGGCAAGGTC